A genomic region of Desulfonatronum thiodismutans contains the following coding sequences:
- the dnaN gene encoding DNA polymerase III subunit beta, with protein sequence MKFLIQREEILPALQQAAQITSVKTGAVYLRSTWLKVEKDQLRIMATDSNIEFFGVFSPEVKEDGLVGVNGRHLYDLIRKLHPGELQFLVEEEAKNLVVKQNKRKYVLPINENYWFQPLSVFPEENAVSLSGATLSTIIDKVSYSVSDDDTLQAFNCMLLKYASKDQKVDFCGLNGHQLALCKLEHEGLQNLLPEQGILISKKYLHELKRMIPLKEIELNIQNNRFYCRSVDHKENISLPLSLYEYPDYNQLLAKHAAPDPSGMDVDRRGLVDALDRILIFNTENSMCTFFEFSEGMVQMDVQSEEKGEAKEFLDVVFQGNLKKIAFPTRDMIEILSHFESDQIHFHFTSSDGPCFIEDVNDPDYKVLIMPMQISDEVVYTDTEE encoded by the coding sequence ATCAACGTGGCTCAAGGTGGAAAAGGACCAATTGCGGATCATGGCCACGGATTCAAACATCGAATTCTTCGGCGTCTTCTCCCCAGAGGTCAAGGAAGACGGACTAGTGGGCGTCAACGGACGCCATTTGTACGACCTGATCCGTAAACTCCATCCCGGAGAGTTGCAGTTTCTGGTGGAAGAAGAAGCCAAGAACCTGGTGGTCAAGCAGAACAAGCGCAAGTATGTCTTGCCCATCAATGAAAACTACTGGTTTCAGCCTCTTTCCGTCTTTCCCGAGGAAAACGCCGTCTCCCTGTCCGGAGCGACCCTCTCCACGATCATCGACAAGGTCTCCTATTCCGTCAGCGATGACGACACTTTGCAGGCCTTCAACTGCATGCTCCTGAAATACGCGTCCAAGGACCAGAAAGTCGATTTTTGCGGTCTGAACGGCCATCAATTGGCCTTGTGCAAACTGGAGCATGAAGGGCTGCAAAACCTGTTGCCGGAACAGGGCATTTTGATCAGCAAGAAGTATCTCCATGAACTGAAGCGCATGATTCCCCTGAAGGAAATCGAACTGAACATCCAGAACAACCGTTTTTATTGCCGTTCCGTGGATCACAAGGAGAACATCAGTCTTCCTCTGTCCTTGTACGAATATCCGGACTACAACCAGTTGCTGGCCAAACACGCCGCGCCGGATCCCAGCGGAATGGACGTGGATCGTCGTGGTTTGGTGGACGCCCTGGACCGGATTCTGATCTTCAATACGGAAAACAGCATGTGCACGTTTTTCGAGTTCAGCGAAGGCATGGTGCAGATGGACGTCCAATCCGAGGAAAAGGGCGAAGCCAAGGAATTTCTGGATGTCGTGTTTCAGGGCAATTTGAAGAAGATCGCCTTCCCAACACGGGATATGATTGAAATTCTCTCCCACTTCGAGTCGGACCAAATCCACTTTCACTTCACCAGCTCGGATGGACCGTGCTTTATTGAAGATGTCAATGATCCGGATTACAAGGTCTTGATCATGCCCATGCAGATATCCGACGAAGTGGTGTACACGGATACTGAAGAATAA